GGCCGCCTTGGTGTAGATGCCGCCGCCCACGCGGGCGAAGAGCGCGATCGAGGATGCGCCGAACGAGAAGCCCACGAGGATCGGAAGCACCGTGTCGCGCAGAGCGATCTCGTCGACCCCGAAGAAGTGGGTGAAGACGACCATGAGGATGGTGAGCCCCAGGATCCCCACGCCCACGACAGACATGCCCATGACCGATCCGCCGCGGAACGCGACGCCCAAAGCCTCGTTGAGGCTCCTGATCGCCGAGTTTGCGGTCCTGACGTTTGCCTTGGTGGCTATGTTCATGCCGAGATATCCGGTGAGGCCGGAGCAGGCCGCCCCGAAGAGGAACGCCAGCGCCAGCAGCCTGTGCGCGCCTGTGTTGATGAGCGCGAAGGCGGCTGCGACTATGGCCGCAAATATGGCGATCGCCTTGTACTCGCGCGAAATGAACGCCATCGCGCCCTCGCGGATAGCGGCCGCCACCTCACGCATCCTCTCGTTGCCCGGATCTCTGCGCGAGACCCTCGCTGAAACGATGGCGGCGTAAACCAGGGCCACTATCGCGCTCGCCACGGCGAACCACACTACCGGATCGTTGTATGTCATATGCTCCTCGCATGCACCGCCATCACGGCGGCCGCGTTAAGTTGTCTTTCGGTCAGAAGAGAAACACCCCCACGAACGCCAGCACCGCGTATGTCTCCGGCATCGCCGCGGACACGATCCCGTTCGCCAGCACGTTTCTGTCGTCCGCGATCGAGCGTATCCCGGCCGCGCAGACCTTGCCCTGCCATATTGCGCTGAGGAGGCAGGCGATCCCCACCATGAGAACCACGGCGCCGACAGACGGGTCCAGAGCGAGGGCATCCTTCTTGAGGATGCCGGCCAGGAGCGAATATATCCCCTGCGTGCTGGGCAGCACGGCGAGCGGCATCACGCTGAAGAATCGCTGCTTGCCGGCGCCGAGCGCGGCCGAAAAAGCGATGGAAAGGCCCCAGGCGGAGCCGGAAAGCCCGAGCCCGATGCCCACGTAGAACGAGAGCTTGTATAATAGCGCTGCGTCCATTTGTCGGTCTCCTTTTGAAAAGGGTTTGGTAAATAAATCCTCGGCAAGGTTTTGTAAACTGTAATCAGGGCCCTGTCTCCCCCGCAAGGGGGCGGTACGGCTCGCCCGTGAGCGTCACGAACTTGGGCAGCGCCTCCACCGCGTGGAGCCTCGCCGGGTGGACCAGCGAGCTGATGAGGCCCATGGCCATGTTGAACATGTGCCCCGCGACCAGCACGAGGACCGCAAGCGCGACGCCGAGCCCAGGCACCGCGGCCCTCACCTGGCCGGCCATCATGTTGACCACCGAGGCGATCGCGCCGGTGGCGATGCCGAGTCCGAAGAGGCGCGAGTACGACATCACGTCGCCGAGGAGACCTATGTGGTTGTAGAGGCCCCAGAGCCCGGCCCCGATCCTCCTGAAGAGGTTTTTCGAGTCGGACGAGAAGAGGAGCACCGCAGCCACGCCCGCCCCGAACACCCAGGACCAGACCGTGTATTTGAGCACCATCAGTATGCCGCCTATGAGAATGGCCAGCGACCCGAGCTTGAGGACCCTCTCGCCGAAGGTGTGAGCTGCCGCTGCGGCCAGCAGGAACGCGATAGAGAGGTGGACCACCGCGAGCCCGATCGAGATGCGGAAGAGGATCATGGGGTCGCCGCGGCCCGGGGACACGTCGATGAGGACCGTCGACTCGCCGCCGGGCCATGCGCCGAAGACAGACCCGGTGAGCCCTCCCCACACGGCGGTGGCGACGCCGAAGAGCATGGTCATGTTGGCGACCGGCCCGACCTGCGCGAACCTGCCCCCCAGCGCCCTCTTCATTATATATGCCGCGACGATCATGGCCGCGCCGTAGCCCAGATCGCCCAGGCAGATGCCGAAGAAGAGCATCATGAACGGGGCGAAGTAGATCGCAGGGTCCATGCCGCGATAGCCGGGTATCCCGAAGAGGTGGAGCAGGGGCTCGAAGTTGCGCGCGAGCCATCCGTTTTTTGTGAGCACCGGCGGCTCCTCGTCCGCGAGAGGGTCCCTCGCGTGCATGACCACCGGCGCACGGAAAGCGGAGGCGGCCCTCCCTATATCCGGAATGGATCCGGCAGGGACCCACCCCTCGAACGCCATGACGGTCTCGTCCCGAAACGCCCGCGCCAGCGCGACCTGGAACGCGTGCTCGCGGACGGACCCCGTATGCTGCCTCTCGAGCTCGGCCATGCGGGAGGCCGCCCCGCCCAGGCGCCCCAGGAGCTCGTCCCTCCTTTTGGAGAGGGAGGCCTGCGCCTCGCGGAGGCGGGCGAGCGAATCCTTCGGCAGCTCCACCGGGTCTGCGCCCGGGATCTCGATCCCGGAGCCCATGGACACCGTGGCGAAGACCGTCTGCCTGCCGGCCGAGACCTGCCTCACAACCGAGCCCCCCGGGATGGCCAGGGCGGCAAGCTCGCCCTCGCGCACAGACCAGAGCTGGACCGATATCCCCTCCGCGGCGAGCCGCCGCACGTCGGCCGGGTCGAAATCGCCCAGCCTCTCCGCGTGAGATATCTCCCTGCCGGCCGAGGCAATCTTCTCCTCAATCGATTTGAGCTCGGAGAGCCAGCCCTCTATCTCATCGAACTGAGGCACGCCACCGTGTGCCGGCGCGCCGGCCCTCGGGATCTCGCGAGACTTCAGGTCGTGGAGCACCTGGCCCTGCATGTTGAGCCTGTGCGTGAGCATCTCGGCGGCGGGGGCCTCGGCCGGGACCGTGATGTGCTCCGGGTGGAGCACTCCCATCCCCTGAACCATGCGCATGAGCGCCTCGCCCTCGGCAGCGAGGGTCACGAACGTCATCTTTTTCATCCTGACTATCGACATTGTCGTGACTAGTGACTGGTGACTGGTGACTGGCGGGATAGAACAGAAGACCTGTCATTTACCGCTAGTCACCAGTAACCATTCACGGCCTCTAGGCGCTTTCAAACGCCTCCTGCTTGCCGAGCAGGGTCGCCTGCGCGATCTTCGCCACCATCACCGAGGCACGCTCGTTGTCCTCGAGCCTGCCGCGTATGTACCTTATGCTCTCCTGGCACTGCGGGATCATCCTCTTCTCGAAGAGATTTATCCTCTGCGTCGTGATGGCGAGCTCGTCGGAGAGCCTTGCGAACGACTCCTCCATGATCTTGAGCTCCTCCTCGGCCCGAAGGAGGCTGGAGCGCAGCGCCACGAAGTGATCGAACGACGGGGGGGTCATGAGCATGCTGTAGGGCAAAACGGAGAACCTCACCTCCCTGAGCGACTTGAGCATCACCCCCGCCACGTTCATGTCCGAGGTCTCGACCGCTGCCACCGACACCAGCCTCTCGACCTCCGGGTGCGGGCATGCCCTCATGCCCTCGGCGAGCGCGTCCCGGTTCGACCTCATCCCGAGGATCCTCTCCTCCCAGGAGAGCATCTCCATCGTGAGCTGCTTTCTGCGCAGATCCAGCGTGGGCACCGCCTTCGCGAGCCTGGCCACGCGCATCTTGTTCGTCCTGAGCGCGCCCTTGGAGACCTGGGGCATCCGGCTAACCCTTTCCCTTCCAGTGTTTCTCGAGCATCTCCTTCTTGATCCTCAGCACCCTCTTCGGGAGCAGAGACGCGAGCTCCCAGCCGAGGTCCAGAGTGCGGTCGAGGGGGAGGTCCTGCCCCGCCGGCAGGAACCTGCGCTCGTACTCGTCGGCGAATTTGAGATACGCGAGGTCCACCTCGTCCGTGATCGTGAACCCCATCTCCCGCTGCTCGCGCAGCGCGAGGGCGTTCGCGTATGCGGAGACGCACGCGTCCATGATCGGGCCGTGGTCGGCGCGGGTCTCCTTGCCCACGACCAGCCCCTTGAGCCTGGAGAGGCACTTCATGATGTCGAAGCGGCCCCGCTCCACCGGCAGCTGGCCCTCGGTGATGTATCCGGTGAGGTTGGCCACGATGTGCGAGAGGTCGTTGTCCGGCACCGAGTTCACGCCGATGATCGTCACCGAGCCACGCTCCCCGCCGAAGTTGACCGCCCTCTCGTAGATGCGGGCGAGCCTCGAGTAGAGGTCGCCGGGATAGCCGTCGCGGCTGGGGATCTTGCCCTGTGCGTTGGAGACCTCCATCAGCGAGTCCGCGTAGCGGAGCATGTCGGTCATGACCACGAGCACGTGCTGGCCGGCCAGCGCGAGCTGCTCCGCGAACGAGCAGCATATGTGCGGGACGTTTAGCCTCTCGATCGGAGACTCGTTGCCCAGGTTCACAACCATCACCGTTCGCTCAGCCGCGTCCTCGAGCACCTCGCGGAAGAATATGTACTCGTCGTTGAGCAGCCCCAGCCCGCCGAAGACGACGCTGAACTGCCCCTGGCCCGCGACCCTTGCCTGCCTGATGATGCGCGCCACGATCCCGTTTATGTCCTCGCCCGGCAGCTTGTAGATCGGGATCTTTTGCCCGCGCACGATCG
The Pseudomonadota bacterium genome window above contains:
- a CDS encoding V-type ATP synthase subunit B, with the translated sequence MKIVYCDIVNIDGPILQVRGVTGVSMGEEALLEGFGRAKVVKIQGDTVFMQSLEGSMGVRTTQRTRFTGHPFEVAFDAAGIMGRVFNGIGRPRDGRPEIEGASVPVEGAVVNPARRAMGQGYIETGIPAIDGANTIVRGQKIPIYKLPGEDINGIVARIIRQARVAGQGQFSVVFGGLGLLNDEYIFFREVLEDAAERTVMVVNLGNESPIERLNVPHICCSFAEQLALAGQHVLVVMTDMLRYADSLMEVSNAQGKIPSRDGYPGDLYSRLARIYERAVNFGGERGSVTIIGVNSVPDNDLSHIVANLTGYITEGQLPVERGRFDIMKCLSRLKGLVVGKETRADHGPIMDACVSAYANALALREQREMGFTITDEVDLAYLKFADEYERRFLPAGQDLPLDRTLDLGWELASLLPKRVLRIKKEMLEKHWKGKG